In Ipomoea triloba cultivar NCNSP0323 chromosome 7, ASM357664v1, a single genomic region encodes these proteins:
- the LOC116026196 gene encoding 3-ketoacyl-CoA synthase 12-like codes for MDPFTILCYSLPLLYLLFFFIWKILDQKKHQGCYILDYQCYKPGDDRKLSTKFSGEVIRRNKNLGLNEYKFLLKAIVSSGIGEQTYAPRMVFDSREECPTYEDGIVEMEEFFFDSIGKLLDRQGVSPQEIDVLVVNVSMLACLPSLSARIVNRYKMKDNLKVYNLTGMGCSASLISVNIVQNVFKTQRNLLALVVTSESLSPNWYSGNDRSMILSNCLFRSGGCAILLTNKPGLMEKSMFKLKCLVRTHHGAKDESYGCCIQTEDESGRIGFHLGKTLPKAATRAFVDNLKEIAPKILPIKELLRFVILSSHRKLTRGGKPPPPPVINFKTGVDHFCLHTGGKAVIDGIGQNLNLSEYDLEPARMTLHRFGNTSASSLWYVLGYMEAKKRLKKGDRVFMISFGAGFKCNSCLWEVVRDLRGEGENVWNDDIHNYPPQTLTNPFLDKFGWLQHEDPNTFTVPDDYVIP; via the coding sequence ATGGATCCCTTCACCATTTTATGCTACTCTCTCCCTCTCCTCtacctcctcttcttcttcatatggaAGATCCTAGACCAAAAGAAGCACCAAGGCTGCTACATTCTGGACTACCAATGCTACAAGCCCGGCGACGACCGGAAACTGAGCACCAAGTTCAGTGGGGAGGTGATTAGGAGGAACAAGAACCTGGGGTTGAACGAGTACAAGTTTCTGTTGAAGGCCATCGTGAGCTCCGGCATCGGGGAACAAACGTACGCGCCGAGGATGGTGTTCGACAGCCGGGAGGAGTGTCCGACCTACGAGGACGGGATCGTTGAGATGGAGGAGTTTTTCTTCGACAGCATCGGCAAGTTGCTGGACCGCCAAGGGGTTTCCCCGCAGGAGATTGATGTTCTGGTGGTTAACGTTTCGATGCTGGCGTGTTTGCCGTCGCTGTCGGCGCGGATTGTAAACCGGTACAAGATGAAGGACAACCTTAAGGTGTATAATTTAACGGGAATGGGGTGTAGTGCTAGCTTGATATCGGTTAACATCGTACAGAATGTTTTTAAGACGCAGAGGAATCTTTTGGCGTTGGTTGTCACCTCGGAGTCGCTCAGCCCGAACTGGTACTCCGGGAACGACAGATCCATGATTCTGTCGAATTGTTTGTTCCGGAGCGGCGGATGTGCGATTCTTTTGACGAATAAACCGGGTTTGATGGAGAAATCCATGTTCAAGCTGAAATGCCTAGTGAGGACCCACCACGGAGCCAAAGATGAGTCGTACGGTTGCTGTATACAGACCgaagacgagtcgggtcggatCGGGTTCCATCTCGGGAAAACGCTCCCGAAAGCAGCCACCCGCGCTTTCGTCGACAACCTTAAAGAAATCGCCCCGAAGATCCTCCCCATTAAGGAGCTCCTCCGTTTCGTTATACTCTCCTCCCACCGGAAACTCACCCGCGGCGGcaagccgccgccgccgccggtgaTTAACTTCAAGACCGGGGTGGACCATTTCTGCCTGCACACGGGCGGGAAGGCGGTGATCGACGGGATCGGGCAGAATCTGAACCTGAGCGAGTACGATCTCGAGCCGGCGAGAATGACGCTCCACAGGTTCGGCAACACCTCGGCTAGTAGCCTTTGGTACGTTCTGGGCTACATGGAGGCCAAGAAGCGGCTCAAGAAAGGCGACAGGGTGTTCATGATCAGCTTCGGGGCGGGGTTTAAGTGCAACAGTTGCCTGTGGGAGGTGGTTAGGGATTTGAGAGGAGAAGGGGAAAATGTGTGGAATGACGACATCCATAACTACCCGCCCCAAACCCTAACCAACCCTTTCTTGGACAAGTTTGGATGGCTCCAACATGAAGATCCAAACACCTTCACCGTTCCAGATGACTACGTCATcccatga